One Flavobacterium sp. 90 DNA segment encodes these proteins:
- a CDS encoding DUF2975 domain-containing protein — protein MSTKSTIILKILNVVSWIAFIGTCVKAGSLLVSYFITKYYPEIAAKNLSIGLDLSQLKAYDEVDYTIMVFCIIVITIFEALLFYTLIQIFMKINMVNPFHETIGKLIQKMSAFALIIGIFSKVVVSYSEKFTAMKIPLPNIMEHIGLGDAFLFFALILYFISQLFAKGIELQKENELTI, from the coding sequence ATGTCAACAAAATCAACCATCATTTTGAAAATCCTGAACGTTGTTTCATGGATTGCATTTATTGGAACTTGTGTAAAAGCGGGTTCACTATTAGTATCTTATTTTATAACTAAGTACTACCCGGAAATTGCAGCCAAAAATTTATCAATAGGTTTAGATTTATCGCAATTGAAAGCCTATGACGAAGTAGATTATACAATAATGGTTTTCTGCATTATCGTAATTACAATTTTTGAAGCACTGCTGTTTTATACCTTAATTCAGATTTTCATGAAGATCAATATGGTTAATCCATTTCACGAAACTATTGGTAAATTGATTCAAAAAATGAGTGCATTTGCTTTGATAATTGGGATTTTCAGTAAAGTAGTAGTATCTTATTCTGAAAAATTTACGGCTATGAAAATACCTCTTCCAAATATTATGGAACATATCGGACTTGGAGATGCCTTTTTATTCTTTGCCCTGATATTGTATTTTATTTCTCAGCTTTTTGCAAAAGGCATTGAATTACAAAAAGAAAACGAACTAACGATATAA
- a CDS encoding DUF2314 domain-containing protein, with protein sequence MENTPIFFADGESPKMIAAFKKAQETFKYFWRELSWEYRRIVPALDVACVKLAFTQEINNDTAVEHMWINEINFDGEKIKGILVNDPNELTNVANGDYVEIPVNQISDWLFTTQDKTYGGFTIHAMRSEMSETEREEHDEAWGLNFGDFNDILVAYEQKEKPENLIEHPMSKNMKESLVEFIKTNPNELTAQDESGYTFLHREAIAGNSSIIEVLIESGADKNAKTYNDKTALDFVEQLKWEHLIPLLK encoded by the coding sequence ATGGAAAATACACCAATATTTTTTGCAGACGGAGAAAGCCCTAAAATGATTGCCGCATTTAAAAAAGCACAGGAGACTTTTAAATATTTTTGGAGAGAATTATCATGGGAATATCGCCGAATAGTTCCGGCACTTGATGTAGCTTGTGTAAAACTTGCCTTTACTCAAGAAATAAATAATGATACAGCCGTTGAACATATGTGGATAAATGAGATTAATTTTGATGGCGAAAAAATAAAAGGCATCTTAGTAAATGATCCAAACGAATTAACAAATGTTGCTAATGGTGATTATGTCGAGATTCCGGTAAATCAAATTAGCGACTGGTTATTTACCACTCAAGACAAAACATACGGAGGTTTTACGATACACGCTATGCGATCAGAAATGAGCGAAACCGAAAGAGAAGAACATGACGAAGCATGGGGTTTAAATTTTGGCGACTTCAATGATATTCTGGTTGCGTATGAGCAAAAAGAAAAACCAGAGAATCTGATCGAACATCCTATGAGTAAAAACATGAAAGAAAGCCTTGTTGAGTTTATAAAAACAAATCCGAACGAACTTACAGCACAAGATGAATCAGGATATACTTTTTTACATAGAGAAGCAATTGCTGGAAATAGTTCTATTATCGAAGTTCTAATAGAATCAGGCGCTGATAAAAACGCAAAAACATATAATGACAAAACTGCATTAGATTTTGTAGAACAACTAAAATGGGAACATTTGATTCCACTCTTAAAATAA
- a CDS encoding carbonic anhydrase produces MKTKITILAFIVFSIIFSILSCNKINITEANKNLTSIEKLTEGNKRFLDEKSIHPHQDKQSILANQDGQKPFAVIITCSDSRVSPEIVFDQGIGDLFVIRNAGNLISDIDMGSIEYAIEHLDAKLIVVLGHTECGAVKAYINDKDGAYKKHFNHIDNIVETISQEKEEIDADKTTPKATNYLGAINANIKHSTKLIQDNPIVKEHKIQIVSMRYDVHTGKVEQL; encoded by the coding sequence ATGAAAACAAAAATAACAATTCTTGCGTTTATAGTATTTTCAATAATTTTTTCAATACTTAGTTGTAATAAAATCAACATTACAGAAGCAAACAAAAATCTAACTTCAATTGAAAAACTAACCGAAGGAAACAAACGCTTTCTAGACGAGAAATCAATTCATCCGCATCAAGACAAACAAAGTATTTTAGCAAATCAGGACGGGCAAAAACCTTTTGCTGTCATTATCACTTGCTCAGACAGTAGAGTTTCACCAGAAATCGTATTTGATCAGGGAATTGGAGATCTATTTGTCATTCGTAACGCCGGAAATTTAATTTCTGATATCGATATGGGAAGCATCGAATATGCGATAGAACATCTCGATGCAAAATTAATTGTCGTTTTAGGTCACACTGAGTGTGGTGCCGTAAAAGCATATATTAATGACAAAGACGGAGCTTACAAAAAACACTTCAATCATATTGATAATATAGTTGAAACAATATCTCAAGAAAAAGAAGAGATCGACGCAGACAAAACAACTCCAAAAGCAACAAACTATTTGGGAGCAATTAATGCCAATATCAAGCACTCTACAAAATTAATCCAGGACAATCCAATCGTAAAAGAACATAAAATTCAAATTGTTTCTATGCGATACGATGTACACACCGGAAAAGTGGAGCAATTGTAA
- a CDS encoding GNAT family N-acetyltransferase, with protein sequence MKIIPVRKGDYDFLRKLFLKERQNTFHWLDPLEFQLKDFDRYTKGEVILVAILDDIPVGFISIWMKGNFIHHLYIDQKYQGEGIGTELLKAAIKKTKLPITLKCLENNTKAVEFYLKKGFLAVEHGQSEHGGYILFELLKNIN encoded by the coding sequence ATGAAAATAATACCCGTTAGAAAAGGTGACTATGATTTCTTAAGAAAGTTGTTTTTAAAAGAAAGACAAAATACCTTTCATTGGCTTGATCCTTTAGAATTTCAATTAAAAGATTTTGATCGCTATACAAAAGGAGAAGTTATATTGGTAGCTATTCTTGACGATATTCCTGTTGGTTTTATTTCTATTTGGATGAAGGGTAATTTTATTCATCATTTGTATATTGACCAAAAATATCAAGGAGAAGGCATCGGAACTGAATTATTAAAAGCAGCGATCAAAAAAACCAAACTTCCAATTACTTTAAAATGCCTTGAAAACAACACAAAAGCCGTTGAGTTTTATCTCAAAAAAGGTTTTTTAGCCGTAGAACACGGACAATCTGAACATGGCGGATATATACTTTTTGAATTATTAAAAAACATTAATTAA
- a CDS encoding arginase family protein, with protein sequence MKEICIIEFPSNLGLKEPQPGKEPGVKKLPDWLWKHNLHKTINPKNILRLDPPKYSNIRDHETNILNANSLVAYAREQAYLINNLLSQNKFPFVLGGDCSILLGPAIALKQKGNYGLFYLDGHTDFMDVSLSETGGVGGMAASIVTGNGPEKLTNILNLSPYIKEENLWCVGNREYDDEYEDQIKNSSATYISLQTLRKQSILNCVQSFLSQVKSKNLDGFWLHIDVDVLNDSIMPCVDSPTPDGLTYDEFNELTSYLFQNDKLSGLEITILDPDLDPTGKYTKEFVSNISNTFNSIKN encoded by the coding sequence ATGAAAGAAATATGCATTATTGAGTTTCCATCTAATTTAGGCTTAAAAGAACCTCAGCCAGGAAAAGAACCCGGCGTAAAAAAACTGCCGGATTGGTTGTGGAAACATAATTTGCACAAAACCATAAATCCAAAAAACATTCTACGGCTAGATCCTCCCAAATATTCAAATATCAGAGATCATGAAACCAACATTCTCAATGCAAATTCATTAGTTGCTTATGCCAGAGAACAAGCTTATTTAATCAATAATTTATTGAGCCAAAACAAATTTCCTTTTGTACTTGGTGGTGACTGCAGTATACTTTTAGGACCAGCCATTGCATTAAAACAAAAAGGCAATTACGGATTATTTTACCTCGACGGACATACTGATTTTATGGATGTTTCACTTTCTGAAACTGGAGGCGTTGGCGGAATGGCAGCTTCTATTGTAACCGGAAACGGACCGGAAAAACTTACCAATATCCTCAATTTATCTCCTTATATAAAAGAAGAAAACCTTTGGTGCGTAGGTAATCGCGAATATGATGACGAATACGAAGATCAAATCAAAAACTCGTCAGCAACCTATATAAGCCTTCAAACGCTGCGAAAACAAAGTATCTTAAATTGCGTACAATCATTTCTCTCACAAGTTAAGAGCAAAAATCTCGATGGCTTTTGGCTTCATATTGATGTCGATGTTTTAAACGATTCGATAATGCCATGCGTAGACAGCCCAACACCTGACGGTCTGACTTATGATGAGTTTAATGAACTTACCTCCTATTTATTTCAAAACGATAAACTCAGCGGACTCGAAATAACAATTCTGGATCCTGATTTAGATCCAACAGGAAAATACACAAAAGAATTTGTTTCAAATATTAGCAACACCTTTAACTCTATCAAAAATTAG
- a CDS encoding DUF1801 domain-containing protein: protein MNAAVQDYNNSQSNSDSDKEICNQLAIIINENLSDYENKIWHAHPAWFLDGNPIVGYSKLKNCVRLLFWSGQSFDEEKLANEGSFKASEIRYTAIEQINQEDLKRWLKKATEIQWDYKNIVKRKGVLERLK, encoded by the coding sequence ATGAATGCAGCCGTACAAGATTATAATAATTCGCAATCTAATTCAGATTCAGACAAAGAAATCTGCAATCAGTTGGCTATTATAATCAACGAAAACCTTTCAGATTACGAAAACAAGATCTGGCACGCACATCCGGCTTGGTTTCTTGACGGAAATCCAATTGTAGGCTACAGTAAACTCAAAAATTGTGTTCGCCTGTTATTCTGGAGCGGACAATCTTTTGACGAAGAAAAACTTGCAAACGAAGGTTCTTTCAAAGCTTCAGAAATTCGTTATACAGCAATTGAACAAATAAATCAAGAAGACTTAAAGCGATGGCTTAAAAAAGCAACAGAAATACAATGGGATTACAAAAACATCGTCAAACGCAAAGGGGTATTGGAAAGACTAAAATAA
- a CDS encoding DUF1254 domain-containing protein: protein MKKVLISLLFALLLTACNKSTTKNTETTNDADTVTTAFKPANIKEQILYQRGVEAAIWGMPAVNFQLMYDGFTKINGNYNQVVIWPKLLDWKNQTLTPNPDVIYLMPFFNTEKVGPVVLEIPPADNGVFNGSVMTYWQNSLDDVGPGGVDKGKGGKYLFLPPGYDKNKIPSGYIPLQSDTYRGYALLRSVLKSGSDDDVAAAVAYSKRIKVYPLSEASKNPVTTFIDASDKVYESNIPYDFSFYESLNKIIQEEPWLERDRAMIDPLKTLGIERGKTFSPDARTKEILAASAKTAKKWLDFNYESINPFFKGTHWIFPATEDFAANVRNMYHVSDSYPTDNRGMIYMIAFFSAKHLGESQFYLMQIVDKDGNALDGSSTYKVNVPANAPVKQYWSMTVYNRDTHTFIRNVKWAGRSSQTPGLKRNSDGSVDLYFGPTPPESGESNWVPTDPKGKFEILARFYGPTPNLYDQSWKLNDLEKVK, encoded by the coding sequence ATGAAAAAAGTTCTTATTTCTCTCTTGTTTGCTCTGCTACTAACAGCTTGCAATAAATCCACCACAAAAAATACAGAAACAACAAACGATGCAGATACCGTAACTACTGCATTTAAACCTGCAAATATTAAAGAACAAATTCTATATCAACGTGGTGTAGAAGCAGCGATTTGGGGTATGCCTGCGGTTAATTTTCAATTGATGTATGATGGTTTCACCAAAATAAACGGTAATTACAATCAGGTCGTTATCTGGCCAAAATTGTTAGACTGGAAAAATCAAACCTTAACACCAAATCCGGATGTAATTTATCTAATGCCTTTTTTTAATACCGAAAAAGTTGGACCTGTAGTTCTTGAAATTCCGCCTGCTGATAATGGCGTTTTTAACGGAAGTGTAATGACTTACTGGCAAAATTCTCTTGATGACGTAGGACCTGGTGGAGTTGACAAAGGTAAAGGTGGAAAATATCTTTTTCTCCCGCCGGGTTATGACAAAAACAAAATACCTTCAGGATACATTCCTTTACAATCTGATACTTACCGTGGTTATGCGCTACTTCGATCTGTATTAAAAAGTGGAAGCGATGATGATGTTGCCGCAGCAGTTGCTTATTCTAAGCGTATAAAAGTTTATCCGTTAAGTGAAGCTTCAAAAAATCCTGTAACAACTTTTATAGACGCCAGTGATAAAGTGTACGAATCAAATATTCCTTATGATTTCAGTTTTTATGAATCGTTAAATAAAATAATACAAGAAGAACCATGGTTAGAAAGAGATCGAGCAATGATAGATCCATTGAAAACTCTTGGCATTGAAAGAGGAAAAACTTTTAGTCCCGACGCCCGAACAAAAGAAATTCTTGCGGCTTCTGCAAAAACAGCTAAAAAATGGCTTGATTTTAATTATGAATCAATAAATCCTTTTTTCAAAGGAACTCATTGGATTTTTCCAGCGACAGAAGACTTTGCGGCAAATGTAAGGAATATGTATCATGTATCTGACTCTTACCCTACAGACAATCGGGGAATGATTTATATGATTGCCTTCTTCAGTGCCAAACATCTTGGCGAATCACAGTTTTATTTAATGCAAATAGTTGACAAAGACGGAAATGCTTTAGATGGCAGCAGTACCTATAAAGTAAATGTTCCTGCAAATGCTCCGGTAAAACAATATTGGTCAATGACAGTTTATAATCGTGATACACATACTTTTATACGGAATGTAAAATGGGCTGGACGTTCTTCACAAACACCAGGACTTAAAAGAAATAGCGATGGTTCGGTTGATCTTTATTTTGGTCCAACTCCACCAGAAAGCGGCGAATCAAATTGGGTACCAACAGATCCTAAGGGTAAATTTGAAATACTGGCTCGCTTCTATGGTCCAACACCAAACTTGTATGATCAAAGTTGGAAATTGAATGATTTAGAAAAAGTGAAATAA
- a CDS encoding TPM domain-containing protein, producing MKKLVFFLAISLFLSHHLFAQTKVESQNIFEKSYDYVNDFEKILTPNQTKSLTEFLKSNEAKTKNKILIVTTASITPYNDLNDYSLDLDKYLISKLNIDTAVLIVISKQLRQIQVQGVNRIRTKMSDQEMKDIISTYVVPELKKGDYYKGLQEGTDRIIKKLE from the coding sequence ATGAAAAAATTAGTGTTCTTTTTAGCAATTTCCCTTTTTTTATCACATCATTTATTTGCACAAACAAAAGTTGAATCACAAAATATCTTTGAAAAATCATATGATTATGTAAATGATTTTGAAAAAATACTTACTCCAAATCAGACCAAGTCTTTAACCGAATTTTTAAAATCAAACGAAGCTAAAACCAAAAATAAAATTCTGATTGTAACAACAGCTTCAATAACCCCTTATAATGATCTAAACGATTATTCTTTAGATTTAGACAAGTATCTAATTTCTAAATTAAATATAGACACAGCTGTTTTAATTGTCATAAGCAAACAGTTAAGACAAATTCAAGTTCAGGGAGTTAATAGAATACGCACTAAAATGAGTGATCAGGAAATGAAAGATATCATATCTACTTATGTAGTTCCAGAATTAAAAAAAGGAGATTACTACAAAGGTTTGCAAGAAGGTACAGATCGAATCATTAAAAAGCTGGAATAA